In Ananas comosus cultivar F153 linkage group 10, ASM154086v1, whole genome shotgun sequence, the sequence GGTGGGACACGGGGTGGTGGGGGCTGCTATCAGCGGGAGGTGCAGCAAAAGGCGAGGTCAAAAGGCTTGCAGTAGAGGAGTTGGGGGGCAGAAGGACGGTAAGTATGTCGATATAGGCCACTGCGGTGGGAGGGTGCTTTGGGCGAGGGGCTGAGAGGGAGCGGTGGGAGGAGCTGGGAGGGTGCTTTGGGCGAGGGGGGCGGAGCGGTAGGTTGTGGCGAGAGAAACGGGATGGGAGGGTAGAACGGGGGAGCGGGGCGAGCGGTAGGGACGAGCCATTCTGTGCAAAGCTCTAATCTGTCTAGATAATTAGTCGCATATTCACAAGCCTACATTTGTCATagtaaaggaaaaaagaaagaataccTCAGATTCCAAATAAATTAGGTTTGTTCCACTAATGACTTGTAGCTAGGCAGAGTCAATTTGACAAATAAGCTTTAGGAGGAGGTTATTTTCGGCCCACCTTAGGTAATTACCTAATGATCCTTTCTTTACTAACTATAAAAAGGAAAATTGACTGCTAAAACATTTCTCCTAAAGGCTAAATTGcttttttggtcctcaaaaccATGAGGCATGTGACATTTTGGTCatcgaattttaatttattataatttcttaatCAATCTTTCTAAACTTGAAGTCAAGTCCCACaatataatttaattgactaaatagtGATGTGTTGCTTGTATGATAATAATGTAACTTCTTAGTCATTTTCATGCCATCAACCATAATACTGCTAAATTGCTATCACATTAGTGAATACTCACCATTTAGTCATCTAAATTGCACTGTGGgatttaattgtaaaaattttaaaaattcgagccagaatttgtaataaattaaagtttgagaccAGAATATCATGCGGCTCATAGTTTACTGAGATTAAAAATTTTCCAATAGATATTCTGTCAGCTAATCAATAAAATTTCAGATGAAAGTGAAAGAAAGATTCTAATCTAATCTCAGAGTCATTATCAAGTGAGATTGGACAAGTTTATCAACATTGGCAAGTTAGGCATTGTTTTGACAAATACTGGTAGAATTTTTGAAATGTGGACTACCAATtaagatttagagagagagagaaagcaaattGGAGATTACTAACTATGGtatttgttaaaatcggaactaTTGGTCCATTCCATTAATAGAAGACACAATTGAATTGGGAATTGCACTAAAATTGACTCTGTTCACTATTGGTCCATTCCATTAATAGAAGACAGAATTATGCCAATTAATAAGTGAGAAACCTCAAAAACAAGTAAAAGTTGAATGGGTgtcaataaataaagaaaagaaaagaagacatACCGTGATTCATTTTGTTCTTCCTTCATTACAAGAGGTAGTAGATTTATCATTCCTACTCTGGCAGAGAATTTACTCGCTCTTCGAATCGAAATCAAACCCATGTATTCTCAAGTCAATTTTTGCAGTTCATCTTGCAAAGATAGTTGTGGTTGTTCTTCCTTCAATGATAAATGAAGTCCATTTGTTTGATCAAActacttttttttgagaaaaagatagcatgctacccgcttcattcattcagagagtgaattaagctacatgggtgaggcagcgAGGCCTCAGGGGTggtgaaaaaaagaagaagacattattaatgttttttatcattattaatGTTTGATCAAACTACTGGTAACTTAAAAACTCAGATTATGAATTGAGGAACATAACCCTCAAAAAGACATTATTAATGGATACATGAAGTGATGTGGCAAATTGATGAAGATGCCCAACAAATGTATTTTTTGGTGGGAAAATGTTGGCCTATAATTAGAAGGTGTTTGTGCAATGGTTATTTCGCTCTTTATAGCTAAATAGTCTGTAATGCTTTGCAGTGTGGTTGGTTCATATACCGACTTTTGAGGATTATACACTCGAATTTGTTTATCTTAAGGGTGATATATTATACAAAATTTCTTCTTTATGTTTTGGAAGAGCTCCGAAATATAATTttaggtagtgtttggttcgggaacaagggggagAATAAGCCCttattcccccctttgttcccaaacgcagcgtttggtacccgagaacagtagtttCTGGGTTTATGGAACTAGccggtataaggctggaactgttgttccacctttttcctgaaacaagcttgttcccgaatgagaacaagattaattaaagtctaaatttaaattttaatgataataaattattaattaatctaattaatatatgtaaatcATTAtccattgcttaaataataaaataaataaataaataaataattataattaattatttataattagataataataattattaatttaataattattatttattaataattattaattaaataataattattaataattattattcttaagaaatagataatcgatattattattaatttattatttataattaattattaataattagataattattattaattaatttattacttataaataattattaatagttattaataattaattaattaagtaataattattaataatttattaataattagttaatttattacttataaataattataaataattaataataattaattaatgataataattaataattaataattaataattattattatttataattatttattaataatttatttattatttatttttaagtaatattttgatgttaattaattagataatataatgttaatttcaaattataacttttattcctcttgttccaatttaaccatccaaacgctatttaccttattcttagaaacaactcaattttcatccaaacgtaaaattggtctagctagttcctgcttatacctgaacttatatctattcctggaataagcagttcttacttatacttgaaccaaacgcagccttagatatcaaaataaaaagctatattttaaaacttttactaCAATAGGATGCTGATGGAGTGTTTTAAGAAAAAGTTTTTAGCACTTACACGTGTTCAACTAATTAACCCTAGTAACTCTTAACCACACTTTTATATGAAGAATTCTACAAACATAAACAAAaaagggattaaaaaaaaaagatgaaaaacttCTTGTCCACATCAAGGGATTTTCATGTACAGGTATTTCTGGTATATTTGGGTAGCTATAGGCCACAAGGTTTGCTTCCTCTTTGGAAAAACTTACATTTCATAGTGGCAATTCACATGTTAATTCTCAAAGTGCATGGAATTCCATGGACTTTCTAGCTCCAAACAAAAGGAATGGAAAAATTTAAGTGAATGAACTAGCAGGTGGAGTAAAACTTATTAAGCTCTCCGAATCATCACCTGGCATTACTAAATATACATATACCTAACTCAACTTGGCAAAATGTACTGGACTTGCACTTTTGTAGCTCTCAATCACTCTATTTATGAGAAAGATGGTTAGCTTAAGAAGGTGAACAAGGATTGGGAGATAACCATTGGGGTGTGAGATGAAGGGGATTAATTCGAACTTGAGCCAAGTTCATATGCGATCGATTGGATCGGGATTTCTCCTCGGATGCTTTACTATATTGTTGTTCTATTTCACAACGTATGATCGATATGTGAGTCTAGGTGCTGGTAAGTGTTCATCACTCAGTTTGTATTCTGATTAATTGAAGCCTAGTAAGAGGTATGACACGAGCTACGAGTCTTTTATTCTTTTGAGGTGATTATTATGTTGAGTTTTCTCGAGTATAAGCAACTGAAATACCGTTCTCTAGCTGCTTGAGTTGCTGGAGAAACAACAGCCTTTTCACATAAAGAGGAGGCTCTGAGATTGTATTTTGCGAGACTCTCCTACCccgatttaattaatttctcttATATGATATTGTGATTCAAGTGTTGGCCTTATGGTCAAAATCCGCCCACATATAAGAGAGAGTGTTGATTATAAAAGATAAGAAGCACCGTTCTCTAGCAGCTcaagttgttagagaacaaatTCTGTTGAATATTTTGTTTTAGTTAAGCGACTAATCATGTAATTGGCTTGCAGTTGATTTTGAAGGACCATCAATTCACGCGAGTTCTAATCCTTCGGAAGAGAAGATAAACTCCGAAAAATTAGGTAAGCCTgagttttcagttttttttttttttttgagaaaaaggtaacacgctacccgtttcattcATTCAGAATATGAActtagctacatgggtgaggcaacaaggcCTCTAAAGAGATGAAAAGCCGGacaaagatgaaaaaaaaaaaaaaaaatcagtgtctTATACTATTTCAAGCTTTAGATACCACTAGAATAGTACTAGGTCTGTGATGAATTGAGAAGTacactatttaataaaaaatgtgcaTGCAAGTGCGTGCAGGGCAAGGCTTGACAAATGCAGTTGGAGTAGAGCTTTTCGCGAATCTTTAATTAAAGCTTGACAAATGCAGTTAGAGTAGAGCTTTTCGAGAATCTTTAATTAAAGTTTCCACTAGTTGGAGACACAGGCGAAAGTTTCAAATTAGAGTTTCATCTTTCGAGTTTGGTCGATATTTCGGTTTCCTGCTTTAGCCAGAAGCTCTAGATACTTGCCTTCGAACTTTTGACTTCTGCTTCTCGATTAGTATTGGGAAGCTAGACCAAATAGGCACAAACCAATGAAAAGATGCAGTGATGAGATTTTTCAGATTCACGTTATATGTTATCCTCTTTCTCGTCTATCATGCTGAGAGTCTGAATAAGTTGAAGCGTCACTTGAGCGTCAGAATAAAGAGGATGGATCGAAGAAAATTCATCAGTATCTAGCCAACCTActgtttgtgttttttttcaGTACTTTGACCAATATATATATANatatatatatatatatctaatatatgtgtatatggGATCATGTTGTAGGAGGTGAACAGGTTGAAAATGTGAAGCCTCAGAAGAAACTAATCTGCAACTTCGCAGATCGAAGATCTGATGTGTGTGAAATGGACGGCGATGTTCGTATTCATGGCAATTTTTCTTCTATATACTTTATTAATTCCATCGAGAGCGACACTTCAGTAACAAATGAGACTTGGCAAGTCAAGCCTTATACTCGAAAACACGACCGCAACTTAATGGAAAGAATTCGAGAACTTACCATCGCATCTTCGCATAGTCCTTTTGATGCCCCTACATGCACTGTAAATCATAGCATCCCCGCCGTTGTATTCGCGACAGAAGGAATAACCGGAAACTTCTACCATGCCTTCACTGATTTATTGATTCCTCTCTTCATAACTTCTCGACAGTTCGACGGTGAAGTTCAATTCCTTATATCACAAATGCTTATCCGGTGGGTTCACAAATACGAAAGGATTCTTAAGAAGCTCTCGAACTACGAAGTTATCGATCTCGACAAAGAAGTTAAAGTTCATTGTTATCCTCATGCAATTGTAGGCCTACACAGCCACAAGCCTCTAAGCATCGAGCCCTCGCGAGCTCCGAATAACTATTCCATGGTCGACTTCGCAAAGTTCATGCGGACGGCCTACGCTCTAGATCGAGATTCATCGATAAGTCTGCGCGAAAACCCTAGAACCAACAAGCCAAGGCTTTTGATCATAGCAAGGAATCGCACTCGACAGCTAGTAAATATTGACGAAGTTGCTCGAATGGCGGACGGGCTAGGGTTCGAAGTTGTCCTCGAGGAGGGCTCGTCCTTGAGAACGGTGGGGCAGTTTGCGCAGATCGTGAACTCGTGTGATGTGATGATGGGTGTTCATGGCGCGGGCCTCACCAACTCTATCTTCCTTCCTACTAATGGAGTGCTCATACAAGTAGTCCCCTTTGGTATGCTTGAGGCCGCGAGTATGGTGGACTTTGGGATACCTGCAGGGGACATGAAGTTAAAATACTTGCAATATAGCATAAGTGAAGAGGAGAGCACTCTCATAGAGCTTTATCCAAGGGACCACCCTGTGCTTAGAGACCCCAAGTCATTGCACAAGCAAGGATGGTCAGTCTTGAGCAAAATATACTTGCGTCAGCAAAATGTGAGGCTTAATGTCACAAGGTTTAGGCCTGTTTTAGTGGAAGCAATGGGGCTTCTTAATTAGTCAATAGCAATAATGCTATGGTTTGATGTGTTTATGGGGTGTGTGCAAGCAATTTGATTTAGACAAAGGAGTTTTCTTGGTTTAATGTGTGATTTTTATCAGGttataaagattaaaaattaataattacatCACTTCTgtattattctttcttttttaaaacaaataaaagctcaactctctctctctctctctcctctagaGCACAAACTTGTAAATTTCATGTAATACTCCAAGTGAAACATGAAAACATGATGAAGTTGGGAAAGCATTGAATCATGTAAACCTAACAGGGGTTCGAATTCAAGGAACTACATAGAATTTGTGAAGGCCTTAATGATTCATTGCTTTTGTGAGACCTTACTTTTCAGAGGGTCACCCATCTAAAGACTACTTtagtcctaacacgcttaattcttttaatcttttgggcctagtacaatgcaaaatgctatagctaggttaagaggtttagtcttatatattatatatcatatataggactattccaaattTTAGGGTCATATTCCTTTCCTCTTTATGCCTTGATGTTCTTGTCAGGCTCAATCATACTCACAAGGACCATAATATGTAAGACTCATCTTGCTAGTTTTAGCCGACCTTGTGGGGAGCCGAACTCCATCCACAATGGTCGTCAACGGGGGTCCTCGTGCTCTGCCTGTTGTATAACTCTGGATCAATCGAGACgtatctcacacttccggcttaGCCGACTTTGTGGAGGAGCCGCACTCCATTCACAACGATCATCAGCGGGGGAGCAGTGCTCTACCTGCGGTATGATCCTGGCTCAACCGAGATTTATCTTATACTTTTGGCTTAGCCGACCTTGTAAGAATGCGCACTTCATCCACAACAGTAGTCAGCAGGGGAGCCGTGCTCTGCCCACTGTATGACCCTAGTTCAaccaagactcatctcatactttcgGTTGCtgattggctc encodes:
- the LOC109716073 gene encoding uncharacterized protein LOC109716073 isoform X1 translates to MKGINSNLSQVHMRSIGSGFLLGCFTILLFYFTTYDRYVSLGAVDFEGPSIHASSNPSEEKINSEKLGGEQVENVKPQKKLICNFADRRSDVCEMDGDVRIHGNFSSIYFINSIESDTSVTNETWQVKPYTRKHDRNLMERIRELTIASSHSPFDAPTCTVNHSIPAVVFATEGITGNFYHAFTDLLIPLFITSRQFDGEVQFLISQMLIRWVHKYERILKKLSNYEVIDLDKEVKVHCYPHAIVGLHSHKPLSIEPSRAPNNYSMVDFAKFMRTAYALDRDSSISLRENPRTNKPRLLIIARNRTRQLVNIDEVARMADGLGFEVVLEEGSSLRTVGQFAQIVNSCDVMMGVHGAGLTNSIFLPTNGVLIQVVPFGMLEAASMVDFGIPAGDMKLKYLQYSISEEESTLIELYPRDHPVLRDPKSLHKQGWSVLSKIYLRQQNVRLNVTRFRPVLVEAMGLLN
- the LOC109716073 gene encoding protein O-linked-mannose beta-1,4-N-acetylglucosaminyltransferase 2-like isoform X2: MRFFRFTLYVILFLVYHAESLNKLKRHLSVRIKRMDRRKFIRGEQVENVKPQKKLICNFADRRSDVCEMDGDVRIHGNFSSIYFINSIESDTSVTNETWQVKPYTRKHDRNLMERIRELTIASSHSPFDAPTCTVNHSIPAVVFATEGITGNFYHAFTDLLIPLFITSRQFDGEVQFLISQMLIRWVHKYERILKKLSNYEVIDLDKEVKVHCYPHAIVGLHSHKPLSIEPSRAPNNYSMVDFAKFMRTAYALDRDSSISLRENPRTNKPRLLIIARNRTRQLVNIDEVARMADGLGFEVVLEEGSSLRTVGQFAQIVNSCDVMMGVHGAGLTNSIFLPTNGVLIQVVPFGMLEAASMVDFGIPAGDMKLKYLQYSISEEESTLIELYPRDHPVLRDPKSLHKQGWSVLSKIYLRQQNVRLNVTRFRPVLVEAMGLLN